From the genome of Lotus japonicus ecotype B-129 chromosome 6, LjGifu_v1.2, one region includes:
- the LOC130724703 gene encoding uncharacterized protein LOC130724703 — MANGHPNQLYLAPVNIGAHWVLVVINATTGTLFYLDPIHGSLNQRKVMKEMFDNAMMIYRANCNDKRITWSKAKWNTIKCPAQTNYIDCGYYVLSFLKEIIAHKKSTIPQAYFSDCQFGFYDEDQLNEIKEEWATYVLKNFA; from the exons ATGGCAAATGGACACCCAAACCAATTATATCTTGCACCGGTCAATATAGG GGCACATTGGGTGTTGGTTGTGATCAATGCCACTACAGGGACCTTATTTTACTTGGATCCTATACATGGTAGTTTGAATCAACGCAAAGTCATGAAAGAGATGTTTGATAA TGCAATGATGATCTACCGTGCTAATTGCAATGACAAGAGGATTACATGGTCCAAAGCCAAATGGAATACTATAAAG TGCCCTGCCCAAACAAATTATATAGATTGCGGGTACTATGTACTAAGCTTTCTAAAGGAGATAATTGCGCACAAAAAATCTACAATTCCACAAGCG TACTTCTCTGATTGTCAATTTGGCTTCTACGATGAGGATcaactaaatgaaattaaagaagagtGGGCTACTTATGTGTTAAAGAATTTTGCCTAG